CGGCGATGTCTTCCTTCTTGGGGTCGATGATGAACACGGCGGACGGCAGCCGGTCCAGGTTCTTGATCCCCACCAGCGCCTTCTCGAGCTTCTCCCGTTCGCGCTCCAGCCCCAGGACTTCCTTCTTGGGCAGGCGTTCGTACTCGCCGGTCTCCTTCATCTCGTCGAGCTTCTTGAGGCGCGCGATGGACTTCCGGATCGTCGCGAAATTGGTGAGGGTGCCCCCCAGCCAGCGGTGATTGACGTAGAACATCCCGCAGCGCGCCGCCTCCTCGAGGACCGCCTCCTGGGCCTGCTTCTTGGTGCCCACGAAGAGGATCGAGCCGCCCTCGGCGGCGAGGTCCCGCATGAAGGCGTACGCCTCGCGGAACTTCTTGAGGGTCTTCTGCAGGTCGATGATGTAGATGCCGTTGCGCTCCCCGAAGATGTACTTCTGCATCTTGGGGTTCCAGCGCTTGGTCTGGTGGCCGAAGTGCACCCCGGCCTCCAGCAGCTCCTTCATGGTCAGCGCGGCCATAGCTCCGTCCTTTCGGTTCGCCTCCGACCGTCGAGCGGCGGCGGCCCCGGGCGGGGCCTTCCGCGCTCCCCCGTCCGGCCATTCCGGCGCGGCAGCGGGGACCGAATCTCGCGGTCGTGCGTGGTGATACTGCCTACGTCGTGTACTTCGAGTTTAGCCGAACGTACTCCTCGGTGAGATCGGACGTCCACACCGAGTCTTCCCCGTGGCCCAGCCCGAGGTCGATCGTGATGCTGTACTCCGCGCCGCGCATGATGCCCTCGACGCGGTCCATCTTGACCCCGGCCCGCAGGGTCCCCTTCTCGACCAGGCGCTCCTCGCCGATCTGGATGCCCACCCGCTCGGGGGCGATCCGCGCCGCCGACTGCTTGCCGAGCGCCATCATGATGCGGCCCCAGTTGGGATCGGCGCCGCAGATGGCGGTCTTGACCAGCGGCGAGTTGGCCACGCTGCGCGCGGCGATGAGGGCCTCACGGCGCGTCCGCGCGCCCGTCACCCGGATCTCCACGAGCTTGGTCGCGCCCTCGCCGTCCTGCACGAGCATGCGCGCCAGCCGCCCGGCCACCGCCTCCAGGGCGGAGCGGAACTGGGCGAGCCCGCGGCCGCCGCGCTCCAGCGGCGCGTTCTCCGCGAGGCCGTTGGCGAGCACCGCCACCGTGTCGCTGGTGGACTCGTCGCCGTCCACGGTGACGCGGTTGAAGGAGCGGTCCATCGCGCGCCGTAGCGAGGTCTGCAGCGCGTCGGCTGCGATCACCGCGTCGGTGGCCAGGAAGCAGAACATCGTGGCCAGGTGCGGCTCCAGCATGGCCACGCCCTTGGCGATGCCCCCCATCGTCACCGGGCGGCCGCCGATCTCCACGCGGAGGGCGGCCTCCTTGGCGATGGTGTCGGTGGTCATGATCGCCTCGGCGGCACTGCGGCCCCCCTGGGGCGAGAGCGCCTTCACCAGCTTGGGCAGCGCGGGACGCACCTTGTCCATGGGCATCGGCTGCCCGATGACGCCGGTGGCGGCGATGAGCACGCGCTGCGCCGGGATGCGCAGATGCTCGGCCACGATCTTGGTCATCTCGCGCGCGTCCCGCACCCCCTGCTCGCCCGTGCACACGTTGGAACAGCCCGACGAGGCCACGATGGCCTGGGCCTGTCCGCCCTTGATGTGGTCGCGTGAGACCTGCACCGGGGCCCCCTTCACCTGATTCGTGGTGAAGACGGCGGCGGCGCGCGCGGGCGACGAGGAGTAGATGAGGGCGAGGTCCTTCTTCCCGCTGGGCTTGATGCCGGCGGTGATCCCGGCGGCGAGAATGCCGGGGACGGCGGTGATGCCGCCCTCGAGCCACTGGAAGTTGCTCATGAGGCCTGCCGGCCGCCTACGGATACACGGGGGGCGCTTCGAGCCCGCTCCGCTCGTCCCACCCCATCATCACGTTCAGGTTCTGGATGCCATTGGCCGACCCGCCCTTGCCGAGATTGTCGAGCGCGGAGACGCAGACCGCCCGCCGCGTGCGCGGGTCCGCGACGACGGTGACGTCGCAGAAGTTCGAGCCCACGATGTGCCGCGTGGTCGGCCGCTCCCCCTCGGGCAGCACGCGCACGAAAGGCTCGCCCGCGTAGAACTCGGTATAGAGGGCGACGAGAT
This sequence is a window from Candidatus Methylomirabilota bacterium. Protein-coding genes within it:
- the rpsB gene encoding 30S ribosomal protein S2, with the protein product MAALTMKELLEAGVHFGHQTKRWNPKMQKYIFGERNGIYIIDLQKTLKKFREAYAFMRDLAAEGGSILFVGTKKQAQEAVLEEAARCGMFYVNHRWLGGTLTNFATIRKSIARLKKLDEMKETGEYERLPKKEVLGLEREREKLEKALVGIKNLDRLPSAVFIIDPKKEDIAVEEARRLAIPIVAIVDTNCDPTVIDYPIPGNDDAIRAVRLITARMADAINEGRGTLAKEESEEIPASPDLPVVTEAEMTASAEPGA
- the argJ gene encoding bifunctional glutamate N-acetyltransferase/amino-acid acetyltransferase ArgJ, producing MSNFQWLEGGITAVPGILAAGITAGIKPSGKKDLALIYSSSPARAAAVFTTNQVKGAPVQVSRDHIKGGQAQAIVASSGCSNVCTGEQGVRDAREMTKIVAEHLRIPAQRVLIAATGVIGQPMPMDKVRPALPKLVKALSPQGGRSAAEAIMTTDTIAKEAALRVEIGGRPVTMGGIAKGVAMLEPHLATMFCFLATDAVIAADALQTSLRRAMDRSFNRVTVDGDESTSDTVAVLANGLAENAPLERGGRGLAQFRSALEAVAGRLARMLVQDGEGATKLVEIRVTGARTRREALIAARSVANSPLVKTAICGADPNWGRIMMALGKQSAARIAPERVGIQIGEERLVEKGTLRAGVKMDRVEGIMRGAEYSITIDLGLGHGEDSVWTSDLTEEYVRLNSKYTT